The genomic stretch CTCACCTAcattaataaaatcaataaactTTTTCATCAATGACGTGGCATTTTCACTCTCTGCGTTGAACAAGTGAAAGCAATGGTCCTCTCCTTTTGTTTCCACTAGTTCCACGCCACCACTCCAACCACTCTTTCCCAAACTCCCATGGTAAGCCACGCCTCTGTCTTTCAGCCAATCTTTCTCTGCCACGCACACAAGGACCTTAGCACACCCTATCCTTGACAAATCCGGATCAACTTCCGGGTTAAGTTTCGGGTCATCATCACGCCCGGTACTTGTGGAAGACAAAAACTTGTACATTTCGTCAGTCTCTTTGCCCCCGAAGAATGGGTGCACCATGAGTACCCCGACAATCTTCAAGCTAGACAATCCGGTGGCACCAGCTCTGACTGCCACGTGGTGGGCTATGTTGGCCCCAGCGCTCTCACCCGCCAAGAAAACCCGCCCGAAATCCACATACTCGGTCAGCCACGGCTCGGGTCCTTGCTTGTCAGAATGAGTATCGATCCACTGCAGCGCGGCCCAGGAGTCATCATATGCAATCGGAAGTGGGTGCTCTGGGGCTAGCCTGTAGTCAACGGAAACGACTATTATATTGGCCTGGGAAATCAGAGAGGTGAGAAATTTGTGAGAAATCGAATCGAACGGTGATCCAGCGCAGAAGCCTCCACCGTGGTAGTGGACGAGAAGCGGCAGCTTCTGATGATCGGAGCCGTTGATTCTGGGAATGAAGATTCGGGCCGACAGACCGGTTTCGGGCGATATGACAACGTCTTTGGATTGAATGCCGGTGTGTGGGTCTAGGCCGGCGGGGACGTGGTCGTGAGACATGTACCTCTCTATACGACCATCTTTGTAGGCTTTGAAGAATGGCGGGAAATCATGGGTTATTTCATTGGTGCCTGAAGCCATGATTGCAAAGtaattt from Corylus avellana chromosome ca1, CavTom2PMs-1.0 encodes the following:
- the LOC132166865 gene encoding probable carboxylesterase 5, whose amino-acid sequence is MASGTNEITHDFPPFFKAYKDGRIERYMSHDHVPAGLDPHTGIQSKDVVISPETGLSARIFIPRINGSDHQKLPLLVHYHGGGFCAGSPFDSISHKFLTSLISQANIIVVSVDYRLAPEHPLPIAYDDSWAALQWIDTHSDKQGPEPWLTEYVDFGRVFLAGESAGANIAHHVAVRAGATGLSSLKIVGVLMVHPFFGGKETDEMYKFLSSTSTGRDDDPKLNPEVDPDLSRIGCAKVLVCVAEKDWLKDRGVAYHGSLGKSGWSGGVELVETKGEDHCFHLFNAESENATSLMKKFIDFINVGE